The Callospermophilus lateralis isolate mCalLat2 chromosome 3, mCalLat2.hap1, whole genome shotgun sequence genome has a segment encoding these proteins:
- the LOC143393687 gene encoding E3 ubiquitin-protein ligase RNF113A translates to MAERVSPGKSTDQVCPFLFKKPVRKGAAGRRKRRVCDPEPGESGSSSDEGSSVVRPEKKRAIHNPMIQKTRGSGRQKAAHGNFSIEEEEEEEEEEEGLGVVYRSTRSAKPVGPEDMGATAVYELDTEKERDAQAIFERSQKIQEELRGKEDDKIYRGINNYQKFIKPKDTSMGNASSGMVRKGPIRAPEHLRATVRWDYQPDICKDYKETGFCGFGDSCKFLHDRSDYKHGWQIERELDEGRYGDYEEENYEVGSDDEEIPFKCFICRQTFQNPVVTKCRHYFCENCALQHYRTTPRCYVCDQQTNGVFNPAKELIAKLEKHRAAAEGSASDISGDPHGV, encoded by the coding sequence ATGGCAGAGCGGGTTTCTCCAGGAAAGTCGACAGACCAGGTGTGTCCCTTCCTCTTTAAAAAGCCCGTACGGAAAGGGGCTGCAGGCCGCAGAAAGCGTCGGGTGTGTGACCCGGAGCCCGGGGAAAGCGGTAGCAGTAGTGACGAAGGCAGCTCTGTGGTTCGACCAGAGAAGAAGCGGGCGATTCACAATCCAATGATACAGAAGACCCGCGGCAGCGGAAGACAGAAGGCGGCCCACGGCAACTTCAGtatcgaggaggaggaggaggaggaggaggaggaggagggtctagGCGTGGTCTACAGGTCCACCCGCTCGGCGAAGCCTGTGGGGCCAGAGGATATGGGGGCGACAGCTGTCTATGAGCTGGACACAGAGAAGGAGCGCGACGCCCAAGCCATCTTTGAGCGCAGCCAGAAGATCCAGGAGGAACTGAGGGGCAAAGAAGATGACAAGATCTATCGGGGAATCAATAATTACCAGAAATTCATAAAGCCCAAGGACACGTCTATGGGCAATGCCTCCTCCGGGATGGTGAGGAAGGGCCCCATCCGAGCCCCTGAGCATCTCCGAGCCACCGTGCGCTGGGATTACCAGCCCGACATCTGTAAGGACTACAAGGAGACTGGCTTCTGCGGCTTCGGAGACAGCTGCAAATTCCTTCATGACCGTTCAGATTACAAGCACGGTTGGCAGATAGAACGTGAGCTTGATGAGGGTCGATACGGTGATTATGAAGAAGAAAATTATGAAGTGGGAAGCGATGATGAGGAAATACCATTCAAGTGTTTCATCTGCCGTCAGACATTCCAGAACCCAGTCGTTACCAAATGCAGGCATTATTTCTGCGAAAACTGTGCACTACAGCATTATCGCACCACCCCGCGCTGTTACGTCTGTGACCAGCAGACCAACGGTGTCTTCAATCCCGCGAAAGAATTGATTGCTAAACTGGAGAAGCATCGAGCTGCAGCAGAGGGCAGTGCTTCCGATATCTCAGGAGACCCCCATGGGGTCTAA